From Peromyscus eremicus chromosome 3, PerEre_H2_v1, whole genome shotgun sequence, one genomic window encodes:
- the LOC131905641 gene encoding small nuclear ribonucleoprotein G-like has translation MDKNLSLKLNGGRHEQEILGLDPSMNLVSDKYVEMAPSRHQNNIGMLVTQGNGIIMYEALQRV, from the coding sequence ATGGATAAGAATTTGTCATTGAAGTTAAATGGTGGCAGACATGAACAAGAAATACTTGGCCTTGATCCCTCTATGAATCTTGTGAGTGATAAGTATGTGGAGATGGCACCTAGTAGGCATCAGAATAATATTGGAATGTTGGTCACACAAGGAAATGGCATCATCATGTATGAAGCCTTGCAAAGAGTCTGA